The genomic region TTCACCACCCCACAAAATAATTTTTTAGCAAAAAGTTCATTTCCGGAGCTTACTCTTGTCTTTAATTCAAAATTAAGCATTAAAAATTTAAAATTGATCTTATCTACGATCATTCTTTCTCCAGTATTATTTCAGATTTTTAATCTGCACATCTGCGAACTCCGCAAAGCACCGTGGGACTGCCCCCGGTTGCTCGATCTCTCGATCGTCTTGATGTACCCAATGACTATTACAGCCTACCCAGGACGTTTCATGTCCTAGCTATTATGAAAACTTGGGGAAAACCTTCTTATTTACTCTGTTTTAACTATAAAACTTTCATCAACTATACTTATCGATCGTCCTCTTGACCATAAGCTACTTCGCATCAACAAGAGCACCTCAAGTCCTGTCTTGATCTCGCGATCGCCTTGGCTACCAAGCTCCATTAAATCTCTCATGTAAACCCGAAATATTTTAGTGTCACTTAAATAACTTAAACCAAAGTCCCTAAGAGCCTTTACAATGCCCAGCTTCAACTTTTCTTTACGCTTGGTGGAATGACAGATATCTGCCCAAGAACTAAACTCATAGTCTGTAACATTAGTAACCATTTGTGCTCGCAAAGGATTCAGCTCGATATATTGCAAACAACGGATAAGAGCCTTGGTGTTTTTGATCTGTATAGCTTTGTAACAATGATTGAATAACTGCCCTCTTCTACACTTCTCAAATTGTTGATTATACCAGACTGTAAAGCGCTTCTGTAGATTCCCCATAAAATCGCCCAAGTCATTCAAACGCTTAGCAAATTTGCGCACCTCGCAAGTTCTAGCATCAGGTACTTCTTCTAATGATTTATACTTTTTATAGCGATAGGCTGCTTGTATCAAACTAAGCTTTGATTCTCGATCTCTGCGAATGATGAAATGAGCATGGGTACTCATGATGCAGTAATTAATGAGCTCCAATTCATAAATACTTTCCAGCCAAAAAACTAGCTTACGCAAATGAGTCTTATGCTCACGATTAAAGGCATAAGCCGAATTACCTAAGGTATTGTCAGGTACCTTTATAATCACATGATAGAAAGTTACATCACTTTCCATATCATAGCTGCGTTTCATATTCATCTCCTTTCATTTCGGAGATAATTAACATGCTAATTTTTAATAGTTCAAATTTATACGCTAAATTCAGCTCTATTCTATTTATGTAAAATACTAAACACAAAGGAGATAAAAATATTTTCAGCGCGTCTCAGACGAGTTCACCCCAAAGTTCTATTATTTATATGTCTTTCCATTGTGCTTCAGCCAGCCATCTGTATGACGCCCAGCGGGGTCGTGGTGAGTCCAGTGAATCACGCCGCCCTTGGAGTTCCATTCGTATTCACCATTGAAGCTTACCGAATTTCCTTGGCGAAGACTTCGATGGCGCTCTTGTTTTAGTGTCGCGTAATCAGGCTATCACTACAAACATTCAATTTCAGTTAAATTGTAGCTCATTCCAATAATCTAGAGAATTAACGTCGCCCATAGTTTTTCTATTTTAATCTTGCCTTCGTTGTGTTTGATTGATTCGTGGAAGCAACAACTTGATGTTCCTTGGGCTAGATTCATTATTATGAACTGACAGAACAATTACAGTAGCGGTCGCGGTGGTTAATATCACTAATAAAGTCAATTATTATAACCTGTATATATAACAAACACCTTAGATTAGATGTATACTTCTAAAATCAATACGCGTGGCAAACAGAGAGGATTAAATGATTGAGAAAACTAAAATTATTCTCAACCTAGATAAGGTTGGAGAAACAGCTGATTTTAATACGAATGAACTCTTACAAGAAGAGCAATTTGAAGAATTTGTAAGAAAAATAATTGAAGTAAAAGCACAAAAAGATCGACTTGGAAATGCTGTAGACAGAATTGCAGATTGTCAGATTCATGATGCTATTTTTATTTCAGGTGAGCGTGGTAGTGGTAAAACGACTTTCTTAAAAAACTACCCTAAATTCTTGGAGGAACATCAAACTGAGCTTTCAAAAAACTTCCGGTCTTTACCTATTATTGATCCGACCTTACTTCATGATGACGAAAAGTTTTTAATAATTACTGTAAGCCATATTATCAACTTTGTTGACGTCACGGTAAATACCCATTCATTGAGCGAAATGAAAAGAGGTATTCTATGTCAATATCATGAGAAACTTACGGAGATTAGTGAGGCCATTGCAACCTCATCGAATTCAGAATCGATGGTTGAACGCATTATTGATAATCAATATTCATTAGGCTTAGAGCAAAAACTACATGAATTTTTCGGTTGTATTACAAGACTTTTAGATACTGAGATTCTTCTTTTGCCAATTGATGATATTGACATGTCATTTCAGCATGGTTTTGAAGTTTTAGAAGTAGTGCGTAAATTCTTATCATCGCCTTACATAATTCCTGTAATTAGTGGGGATTACAAACTTTACTGTACAATTGTAGAAAAAAAGTTCACTCAGAAGTTACATTCACCATTTTTCGACTCTTCTAAAAATGAAGGTATGAGTATATCCGGAGGTATTAATTCTCACAACTGGAAACGCGAAATAATTTCACTTACTGAACAATACTTCGATAAAGTTTTTCCCAAAGATAAAAGAATTGAACTACCATCAATAAAGGAAATTCTGAAACAAAATATCTCTGAAATTGAAGTAAGACAAGGTACTTTATCTATAACACTATATGATCTTTGTCGGACTATTAATGAAGCTTTTAATTATCCGATGATGTTTAAAACATTATCAGATGAGTCATCTTCTAATCCGATACCCTTAACGTCTTTAAGGATATTTCTTCAAACATTGAGCCGATTAACACCCCATGTTATTGACCGTCAGGTAAACTTCGTAAGCCACCCCATCGACAGTACGGGACACAAACCACTATTTATCGTTGACAATAATAAATCATTATGTGAAAGCATTTATTATCTAAACTCTAATTCAAACCCCTTAATCAAACTTTCTGCACAAGCAAATATATCGGCCCTTAGAAAAAATGAAGGGTATATGGATACGCTATTAGCACATGATTTGTTTGCTTATAAAAAAGAAAAGGGAAATCGTCTT from Lentisphaera profundi harbors:
- a CDS encoding transposase, producing MKRSYDMESDVTFYHVIIKVPDNTLGNSAYAFNREHKTHLRKLVFWLESIYELELINYCIMSTHAHFIIRRDRESKLSLIQAAYRYKKYKSLEEVPDARTCEVRKFAKRLNDLGDFMGNLQKRFTVWYNQQFEKCRRGQLFNHCYKAIQIKNTKALIRCLQYIELNPLRAQMVTNVTDYEFSSWADICHSTKRKEKLKLGIVKALRDFGLSYLSDTKIFRVYMRDLMELGSQGDREIKTGLEVLLLMRSSLWSRGRSISIVDESFIVKTE